The Mesomycoplasma ovipneumoniae ATCC 29419 genome segment TGTAATGCCTTAAATTTACCCGTTTAGAAATCTTTAAATTTAGGGCTTTTGGTTATTGTTCTTTCAAAACTTCATATGTTTTTTAGGCTCGCTGCAAATAAAAACGAGTTTTCTATTTGCATTGAGTTTAAATAGTAGTTGTATTTTTTTATGATTTTTGTTGTTTTATCCATAAATTGATTTTTACCAGTGTTTTAAAATAGGTAATTAACTTTTGCCAAAAAAGTTAAAAAGTGCCCAAAATCAGACACTTTTTAAGATTATCTCATCAAACTGGCAAACTAGGGAGTAATTTTAAGAAGAAAATAATTTGTCTTTATTTTCTAAAAGAATATCGATAGTTCTTGCGATTGTGTCAGATTTACAGCTTCCAATTTTTCTTGAGGCTACCTCAATTAAATCAGGAGTTGCATCTTGCATTGCAAAACCATAACGAGCTAGTTTTATCATTCCATAATCGTTAGAACTATCGCCAAAAGTTATTAATTTTTTGGTACTTATGTTATTTTTTTCTAGTAATTCTAAAATTGCAGTAGATTTATCGACATTTAAAGGATTAATATCCAAAAAAATTCGGTTTGTTATTGTTACTTTATATAAATTATTTAGCTTTTCAGCCCATTTTTTATGAAGATTTATAATTGCTTTTTCATCATTCCGAAAGGCAATTTGTGTTATTGGATCTGCTTGAATAATTTCTATAATTTCAAAATCATTCAGTTTTGTATAGTGTTTTAGGTCCATTATATGCTGATTTTTTAATCAATCATAATTTTTATGGGGAGAATATTCAAAAAGATTGTGTGGGGTTGAAAAAGCACAAATTGAATTAGTATCTTTACAATCTTTAAATAAATCAAGTGCAACTGATTTTTTAAGTGTGCCTTTGTTTATTGTTTTTTTGGTTTTAATATCATAAATTAGAGTGCCATTATTTGAAACAAGATAATGAAAATATGGATATTGTTTTGCTAAATCAATGCAAGCTGACAAACCTCGACCAGTTGCTACAACTAAAATGTGCCCTAATTCATAGAGTTTTTTTAGCATTTTAACATTTTCAGGATGGATTGTATTGTCATAGCGCAATAATGTTCCATCAAGATCAAAAGCAAAAAATAGTTTCATTTTAATCCTTTTTAGATTTAAGTTGTGGAAATAAAATAACTGACCGAATGGATTCATTATTTGTTAATAACATCACAAGACGATCTATCCCAATTCCACAGCCTGCCGCTGGAGGCATTCCATACTCAAGAGCTTGAATAAATTCGTGGTCAACTTCTGAAGCTTCTTGATTTCCTTTTTCTTTTTCGTTAATTTGTGCTTGAAAGCGACCTAATTGATCAATAGGATCATTCAACTCGTCAAACATATTTGCAAATTCTTTTGTAGCAATAAAGAGTTCTGCTCTAAGCGTAAAATTGCGATTATTAGGATCAGATTTTGCTAAGGGTGAAATTTCAATGGGATGACCGGTAATAAAAGTCGGATTTATTAAAGTAGGTTCAACAAATTTTTCAAAAAATTTGTTGATTAAATGACCTTTTGTAAAAAATGGTTCAATTTTTATATTGTGTTTTTTAGCTTCCTCAACTAAAGCTGAAAAATCTGCATTTTTAAGGTCAAAATTCATTTTTTCCGAAGTTATTTGGACCATATCATACCGTGCAAATTTTTGTGAAAAATCAATTTTATTATCTCCATATCAGTGTTCTGATTGATTTAATCCGAGTTCTTCAAACAAAAAGCGAATTAAATTTTCAGTTTGATTCATTATCTTGTTTAAATCTGAATAAGCTTGGTAAAATTCAATTGAGGTAAATTCGGGATTATGAGTTGTATCAAAACCTTCATTACGAAAAATTTTCCCAATTTCATAAACAGCATCAATTCCGCCAACTAATAATTTTTTTAGCGGTAATTCAGTTGCAATTCGTAGGTAAAAATTTTGACTTAATGAATTATAAAATGTTATAAACGGTTTAGCCGAAGCGCCACCTAAAACTGGTTGCAAAACAGGGGTGTCAACTTCTAAAAATCCTTGTGAGTCAAAAAACTTGCGAATTAAGGAGATGATTTTGCTTCTAATAATAAAAGTTTGTCTTGATTTTTCATTTACTAATAAATCCAAATAGCGCTTACGATATTTATCATCAGCATTTTCAATTCCATAATATTGATCAGGTAATGGGTGGAGTGATTTTACTAAAATTGAAAAAGTTACTGCTTTAATACTTATTTGATTTGTTTTGGTTTTAAATAAATATCCAGAAATTTCAACTATGTCGCCAAGGTCTAAATTTGAAAAAGTAAACTGATTTTGTGTTTGAAAATCTTTGTTTGCATACACTTGAAATTCTAATGATTGGCTATAAATAATGAAAAATGGGGAACGTTGGCGAATAAGACGACCTGCAAAAGCGACTTTAATCTGATTTTCAACAAAAAAATCATGACTTTTATCTTGATATTGTTTAATTATTTCACCCAAATTATCATGCAAAAAAATTGATTTTGGATAATTAAATCCTTTGGACTGTAAATTTTTAAGTTTTTCAAGGCGAAATTGTTGTTGGTCGTTTAATTTTGACATAGTCTTATTCCTTAAAACGTCAGTTTAATTCTGAAACTATTTTCAGTATTTCTAAATTTTAAATAAAAATGAAAAAAATTTTAATTAGTCTTGTTTTGGGGTAGTGTCTGAATTTTCTTCTGAATTTTCTTCAGGGTTTTGTTCTGAATTTTGTTCAAGGTTTTCTTGTGAACTTTGATCTAAATTCTGTTCAGGATTTTCTTCTGATTTTTGTTCAAGGTTTTCGCCTGAATTTTGTTCAGAATTTTTCGCTGAATTTTGTTGAGGATTTTCTTCTAAATTATCTTCAGGATCTGGATCTACTGATAAAAGTTCATCCAAAATATCAGAAGGTTTTACAGCGGTGGTTTGAACTGGGTCTGATTTTGGAAGCGGTTCAAGAGTTTCGGCTAATTGTTGAATTTCTTCATAAACAATTGTTTCTTTTTCTAATAAAGTATCCTTAATTAATTCAAGTAAATCTAAATTATTTTTAATTGTTTCAGAAGCTTGTTTGTAAGCATTAGAAATAATTTGGCGAATTTCAATATCAATTTCGTGACCAACTTTTGAAGAAAATGATGTATTTTTTATATAATCTCTTCCTAAAAATGGCGATGATTGATCTTGTTCATACTGAATTGGGCCAAGCGATGACATTCCAAGTTCGGTAACCATTTTACGGGCAATTTTTGTAGCTTTTTCAATATCATTACCAGCACCAGTAGAAATTTCTTGTTCACCATATTTTATTTCTTCAGCTGCTCGACCACCCATAAATGCTGCAATTGTTGCTAGAAGTTCTGATTTTGTACTGTTATATTTTTCTTCTTCAGGAAGCATTAAATTATAACCACCGGTGTTTCCACGGGGAACAATTGTGATTTTTTGAACTTTTACCCCAGATCTTAATTTTAAACCAACAACGGCATGTCCAGCTTCATGATAAGCAACCATTATTCTTTCTTTTTCAGTTATTACGCGATTTTTCTTAGCAGGTCCACCAATTACACGGTCAATTGCCTCGTCAATTTGCTCACTTGTAATAACTTGAGTTTTTTCACGAACTGATAAAAGTGTTGCTTCATTTATAACATTTTCTAATTGAGCTCCTGAAAATCCAGGGGTTCTTTTGGCAATATTTGCAAGTGTGATATTTTTAGAAATTCTTTTACCTTTTGCATGCAATCTTAAAATTTCTTCACGCTCTTTAACATCAGGAAGACCAACAATTATTGAACGGTCAAAACGACCCGGACGTAAAAGGGCTGGATCAAGAACGTCAGTTCTATTTGTTGCTGCTATTACTAAAAGTCCGGTATTTTCAACCATACCGTCCATTTCGACTAGAAGTTGATTTAGTGTTTGCTCTCTTTCGTCATTACCCCCACCAATTCCTGAACCTCGAGAGCGTCCAATTGCATCAAGCTCATCAATAAAAATTATTGCCGGAGAATCATTTCGTGCATCTCTAAATAATTCACGTACTCTTTTTGCTCCAACTCCAACATATAGTTCCACAAAATTAGATGCAGAAATGAAGAAAAAAGGCACATTTGCTTCACCAGCAGTAGCTTTTGCAAGTAATGTTTTTCCAGTTCCCGGAGGACCTCCTAGCAAAATTCCGCGTGGAATTTTTGCACCAGCGCTAGAATAACGCCCAGGATTTTTTAAGTAGTCGATAAATTCAGCAATTTCCTCTTTAGCCTCAACATTTCCTGCAACATCAGAGTATTTTTTATCAGATTTAATACGGATTGCTTGATTTTTTCCAGGATTGAAAAAACCCGCACCTCCTTGAGAATTTTTGTTCACACGAAAAATAATAAAACCAATTATTAAAGCTGGCAAAAGTATAGGGAGAAATGAGAGAATATATTGACCAAATGTTGTAGATGGTCTATCGGCTGAAGTAAAAGAAGGCAAATAGACATTATCTTCGGGTTTTTGTGCACCGACTAAATTGTAAAGTTCATTAAGAAGAGCCTTTGTTGCTACTCCAGGATTTGTATAATTTGAGGGAATTGTTTTAACTGCAAGTGAAACTAATTCTGAATATGTTGTAATATTTGAATTTTGCAGTTGATTTTTAATCAATGGGCTAAGTTCAGCAGCACCAGATTGGAATTTTGTAATAACAGCAGGATTTGCTATTACCGAATAAGCAATTATTTTACCTTCAGTAGCTTCAACTACACGAATTCGATAAGCATTAATATCAAAAATAATTGAGTAAAAGAAATTACCATCGGTTGTGTTTTTGGCGTTTTTAATTAGTTGTTCTTCGAAATGGGATAAACTTTTAACAGTAAGACTAGGTTGTAATTGAGTATATATAAAATAAGTAATCACCCCTAAAACTATAATTAAAAGAACAATTCAACCGACCGATGGCTTCTTTTTTTGTTTTACTTGCATGATTTTCCTTTCTAGTTCAACAAATCTTACTAAATTTTACTAGATTTTGCGTATATTTTTAGTTTTTTTTTAATTATATAGTTATTTTTTTTTATTAAAAACGATCCATTGGGTGCTTTTGAACTAATAAAGTCAATTATTGAATTGATTTTTCCCTTTGATAATTTAATATTGTCAAAATTTTGGTGCAAATATAAAAAGATAATTTCTGGTTTTTTTCGAATTTTTTGGAAAAAATAAGCATGATATTCTGTTTTTTTCCACTTTTCAAGAGTTTTATAATTTTTTTTTAGTTCTATTAATTTAAAAAAATTTGCAATGAAATGAACAGAAAAAGTAAAAAATAAAGAAAAAGTGCTTAATTTTTCTAATTTAAAGCGAATCGCGTTCCTTCTATATTTGTCTGTAAAATTTGAATCATCATCAAGATAAGGGGTTTTTCTTTTTTTACAACTTTTAAGAATTCTTTTTTTTGTGTAAAAATACAAAAGTGGTCTTGAGATTTGCATTCCAAAAAGGAAATTTTGCCTGCGGATTCCTCAAAATGTTACTAACTTTTTTTGCTCTTTTTGCAAAAAAATTGTCTCAACAAAATCATTTCAGTGATGAGCCACAAGTAATTTTGTGCATTTAAAATGTTTATAAACTCGGTAAAAAAACTCGTAACGAACCTTTCTTAAATTTGCTTGCAAATTCCCTGAAACAGAAAAACTATCAAAGGATAAAATTTTAAGCATTAAATTATATTTTTGGCAAAATTTTGAAACTAATAAAGTTTCAAAAATGGCCTGTGGCCTCAAATTATAATTGACATGAACAACAATTATATCTTTATTTTTATATTTGTCAAGCAAAAACATTGAATCAGAGCCGCCAGAAACTGCAATTAAAAATTTTTCTTTAGGCTTTGTTTTTGTTAGCATTAAATTTTTGAACCGTAGTCATAAAACTATTTGATAAATAAAAAATAAGAATGTCAGCAGCTTGGTCAATAACTTGTTTAACTTTAATTTTGGCCTGATTTTCAAAAGGACTAAGCACATATTCCTTAGAATTTTCGGACCGCGAAATACCAATTTTCAGTCTTTTTATATCTTTAGTACCGCATTTTTCAATAATATTTTCCATACCTCGCTGGCCGCCTGCGCTTCCAGTTGCTCTAATTATTGCCTGGCCAATTTCAAAATTCATATCATCATAAACAATTATCACGTCCAGAATATTAATTTTGTAAAATTGGACTAATTCAAAGACAAAATCACCTGATTTATTCATGTATGTTGTTGGTTTTGCAAGAATAAAATCACTTGTTTTACAAAAAACGCCGTTTTCAGTTTTTTGATCAAAGGTCAATCCGAGTTTTTCAGCTAATAAATCAAGAACTCAAAATCCAACATTATGTTTTGTTTGAGCGTATTTTTCACCTGGATTACCAAGTCCAACAATTAGTTTCATCTTAATTTACCTTTGATTTTATAGCTTTTTTTGCTTTATTTTTTAATTCAGGAACTCTAATTACTTCTTTATCACTAAGTTCCTCAATTATATCATCATAATCAGTTTCAGGCGAGAAATTATTAAAAAAAGTAAAAGGATCAATTGGCTTACCTTCGAATATGAACCGGTTTGTGTCAAAAAATTCACTAATTTGCATCTCTAAAAGTTCAATAGTCTGATCGTCAAATTCAACAAAGGTTTTTGTAGTTTCTCAAGTATTTCTGTCAATTTCAAAGGCAAGAATATTTTTTTTCTCATCAAAAACAACAGAAAAAATTCTTAAATCTTCAAATTCTGTATAAAAAAGTGAATAAAGTTTTTCGTAAGCTGGTTTTGTTGAATTTGAAATTTCTTTTGCGATTATTACTCGCTCTGGGTCTGAAAGGTTTATTGGTTCTTGAGTTAAAGTTTTTTTATTTTTCATATCCATTTTGTGTTTGTAAAAATCTTTCAAGTATAATTTGAGCTGCTAATTTGTCAATAATTTTTTGTCGTTTTTTAAAGGACAGGCCTGAGTCAATTAAAATTGAGTTTGCTTCCTTGGAAGAAAGTCGCTCATCTTGAAAAAAAAGCTGTATTTTATAGTGTTTTTTTATTAATTGGGCAAATTCTTCAACCATAATTGTTCTTGGAGAAATTTTGCCTGATAAAGTCAAAGGATAACCTAAAACAAGAGTTGAGACAGAATATTGATCCAATCAAAAACCAATTCGCGCGATAACTCTTGCAAAATCATACCTATTAAAATTATATTGCTCGAGAGGTAGTGAAATTTTCCACTCTGAATCAGAAATTGCAAAGCCGCAAGATTTAACCCCTAAATCAAGTGCTAAAACTCTGGGTCTAATGCTCATAAAAGCTTAATTATATCGTCTTTTATAGGTTTTTTCTTGATTTTTGCCTGAGCTATTTTAGAATTTCCGCCTCCTGCACCATCGTAAATTTCCATAATTTTTTCAAGAATGACATTTGATTCTAAGTTAAAAGATGCAACTGTAATTAAATAATTTTCATCCTCGAGATTTGTAGCTAAAATAAATGTTG includes the following:
- a CDS encoding HAD family hydrolase, whose protein sequence is MKLFFAFDLDGTLLRYDNTIHPENVKMLKKLYELGHILVVATGRGLSACIDLAKQYPYFHYLVSNNGTLIYDIKTKKTINKGTLKKSVALDLFKDCKDTNSICAFSTPHNLFEYSPHKNYDWLKNQHIMDLKHYTKLNDFEIIEIIQADPITQIAFRNDEKAIINLHKKWAEKLNNLYKVTITNRIFLDINPLNVDKSTAILELLEKNNISTKKLITFGDSSNDYGMIKLARYGFAMQDATPDLIEVASRKIGSCKSDTIARTIDILLENKDKLFSS
- the lysS gene encoding lysine--tRNA ligase — its product is MSKLNDQQQFRLEKLKNLQSKGFNYPKSIFLHDNLGEIIKQYQDKSHDFFVENQIKVAFAGRLIRQRSPFFIIYSQSLEFQVYANKDFQTQNQFTFSNLDLGDIVEISGYLFKTKTNQISIKAVTFSILVKSLHPLPDQYYGIENADDKYRKRYLDLLVNEKSRQTFIIRSKIISLIRKFFDSQGFLEVDTPVLQPVLGGASAKPFITFYNSLSQNFYLRIATELPLKKLLVGGIDAVYEIGKIFRNEGFDTTHNPEFTSIEFYQAYSDLNKIMNQTENLIRFLFEELGLNQSEHWYGDNKIDFSQKFARYDMVQITSEKMNFDLKNADFSALVEEAKKHNIKIEPFFTKGHLINKFFEKFVEPTLINPTFITGHPIEISPLAKSDPNNRNFTLRAELFIATKEFANMFDELNDPIDQLGRFQAQINEKEKGNQEASEVDHEFIQALEYGMPPAAGCGIGIDRLVMLLTNNESIRSVILFPQLKSKKD
- the ftsH gene encoding ATP-dependent zinc metalloprotease FtsH: MQVKQKKKPSVGWIVLLIIVLGVITYFIYTQLQPSLTVKSLSHFEEQLIKNAKNTTDGNFFYSIIFDINAYRIRVVEATEGKIIAYSVIANPAVITKFQSGAAELSPLIKNQLQNSNITTYSELVSLAVKTIPSNYTNPGVATKALLNELYNLVGAQKPEDNVYLPSFTSADRPSTTFGQYILSFLPILLPALIIGFIIFRVNKNSQGGAGFFNPGKNQAIRIKSDKKYSDVAGNVEAKEEIAEFIDYLKNPGRYSSAGAKIPRGILLGGPPGTGKTLLAKATAGEANVPFFFISASNFVELYVGVGAKRVRELFRDARNDSPAIIFIDELDAIGRSRGSGIGGGNDEREQTLNQLLVEMDGMVENTGLLVIAATNRTDVLDPALLRPGRFDRSIIVGLPDVKEREEILRLHAKGKRISKNITLANIAKRTPGFSGAQLENVINEATLLSVREKTQVITSEQIDEAIDRVIGGPAKKNRVITEKERIMVAYHEAGHAVVGLKLRSGVKVQKITIVPRGNTGGYNLMLPEEEKYNSTKSELLATIAAFMGGRAAEEIKYGEQEISTGAGNDIEKATKIARKMVTELGMSSLGPIQYEQDQSSPFLGRDYIKNTSFSSKVGHEIDIEIRQIISNAYKQASETIKNNLDLLELIKDTLLEKETIVYEEIQQLAETLEPLPKSDPVQTTAVKPSDILDELLSVDPDPEDNLEENPQQNSAKNSEQNSGENLEQKSEENPEQNLDQSSQENLEQNSEQNPEENSEENSDTTPKQD
- the tilS gene encoding tRNA lysidine(34) synthetase TilS; this encodes MLTKTKPKEKFLIAVSGGSDSMFLLDKYKNKDIIVVHVNYNLRPQAIFETLLVSKFCQKYNLMLKILSFDSFSVSGNLQANLRKVRYEFFYRVYKHFKCTKLLVAHHWNDFVETIFLQKEQKKLVTFWGIRRQNFLFGMQISRPLLYFYTKKRILKSCKKRKTPYLDDDSNFTDKYRRNAIRFKLEKLSTFSLFFTFSVHFIANFFKLIELKKNYKTLEKWKKTEYHAYFFQKIRKKPEIIFLYLHQNFDNIKLSKGKINSIIDFISSKAPNGSFLIKKNNYIIKKKLKIYAKSSKI
- the pth gene encoding aminoacyl-tRNA hydrolase; amino-acid sequence: MKLIVGLGNPGEKYAQTKHNVGFWVLDLLAEKLGLTFDQKTENGVFCKTSDFILAKPTTYMNKSGDFVFELVQFYKINILDVIIVYDDMNFEIGQAIIRATGSAGGQRGMENIIEKCGTKDIKRLKIGISRSENSKEYVLSPFENQAKIKVKQVIDQAADILIFYLSNSFMTTVQKFNANKNKA
- the ruvX gene encoding Holliday junction resolvase RuvX, which encodes MSIRPRVLALDLGVKSCGFAISDSEWKISLPLEQYNFNRYDFARVIARIGFWLDQYSVSTLVLGYPLTLSGKISPRTIMVEEFAQLIKKHYKIQLFFQDERLSSKEANSILIDSGLSFKKRQKIIDKLAAQIILERFLQTQNGYEK